In Micromonospora purpureochromogenes, a single window of DNA contains:
- a CDS encoding acetoin utilization protein AcuC, with the protein MSDDTVVVWDEALLAYDMGEHPLDPVRVELTMALARELRVLDRPGVRLVRPTPADDALLTRVHQPDYLDAVRAAPRDPLFAGYGLGTSDNPVFQGMHESSALIAGASATAAEAVWRGEARRAVNVAGGLHHAMPDRAAGFCVYNDPAVAIARLLDLGAERVAYVDVDVHHGDGVQEMFYRDPRVLTVSLHETPLALFPGTGFPDETGGPGAEGSAVNVPLPPGVDDAGWQRAFHAIVPSVLRAFRPQILVTQCGADGHRMDPLADLHLTVDGQRATYLALRALADELCEGRWVATGGGGYALAEVVPRAWTHLLAIASGDPIAPATLTPPAWRELVAKRLPGREIPLRMTDDADPGYEPWQPTGEPTSVDRAIAATRKAVFPLLGLDPHDPRD; encoded by the coding sequence ATGTCGGACGACACGGTGGTGGTGTGGGACGAGGCCCTGCTCGCCTACGACATGGGGGAGCACCCGCTCGACCCGGTGCGGGTCGAGCTGACCATGGCGCTGGCCCGGGAGCTGCGTGTCCTCGACCGGCCCGGGGTCCGCCTGGTCCGGCCGACGCCGGCCGACGACGCGCTGCTCACCCGGGTGCACCAGCCGGACTACCTGGACGCCGTCCGGGCCGCGCCGCGCGACCCGCTCTTCGCCGGCTACGGGCTGGGCACCTCCGACAATCCCGTCTTCCAGGGGATGCACGAGTCCAGCGCGCTGATCGCCGGGGCCAGCGCCACCGCCGCCGAGGCGGTCTGGCGGGGCGAGGCCCGCCGCGCGGTGAACGTGGCCGGTGGGCTGCACCACGCCATGCCGGACCGGGCCGCCGGCTTCTGCGTCTACAACGACCCGGCGGTGGCCATCGCCCGCCTGCTCGACCTGGGCGCCGAGCGGGTCGCGTACGTGGACGTGGACGTGCACCACGGCGACGGCGTGCAGGAGATGTTCTACCGGGACCCGCGGGTGCTCACGGTCAGCCTGCACGAGACCCCGCTGGCGCTCTTCCCCGGCACCGGTTTCCCCGACGAGACCGGCGGCCCGGGCGCGGAGGGCAGCGCGGTCAACGTGCCGCTGCCGCCCGGCGTCGACGACGCCGGCTGGCAGCGCGCCTTCCACGCGATCGTGCCGTCGGTGCTGCGCGCGTTCCGGCCGCAGATCCTGGTGACCCAGTGCGGCGCGGACGGGCACCGGATGGACCCGCTGGCCGACCTGCACCTCACCGTCGACGGGCAGCGCGCCACCTACCTGGCCCTGCGGGCGCTCGCCGACGAGCTCTGCGAGGGTCGCTGGGTCGCCACCGGCGGCGGCGGGTACGCGCTGGCCGAGGTGGTGCCCCGGGCGTGGACCCACCTGCTGGCGATCGCCAGCGGCGACCCGATCGCGCCGGCCACCCTGACCCCGCCGGCCTGGCGGGAGCTGGTCGCCAAGCGGCTGCCCGGCCGGGAGATCCCGCTGCGGATGACCGACGACGCCGACCCGGGGTACGAGCCGTGGCAGCCGACCGGCGAGCCGACCTCCGTGGACCGGGCGATCGCCGCCACCCGCAAGGCGGTCTTCCCGCTGCTCGGGCTCGATCCGCACGACCCGCGCGACTGA
- a CDS encoding sulfurtransferase — MSGTQEPLIEVEQLAAALAEPDPPTLLDVRWRLTGPPGREDYAAGHLPGAVFVDLDTALCGPPGAAGRHPLPDPAALQAVLRAAGVRAGHPVVVYDGGDGMAAARAWWTLRWAGHRPVRLLHGGWPAWLAAGLPTSTGVPAPSPGDVTVRPGALPVLDTGAAAALAAADEGVLLDVRAAPRYRGETEPIDPVAGHVPGAVNLPAPEYVTDGRFPAAEALRERFAAAGVTEGTPVGAYCGSGVTAAQAVLALHLAGRPDAALYVGSWSNWVADPDRPVATGEVPRR; from the coding sequence ATGTCCGGAACTCAGGAGCCGCTGATCGAGGTCGAGCAGCTCGCCGCCGCGCTCGCCGAGCCCGACCCGCCCACCCTGCTCGACGTGCGCTGGCGGCTGACCGGTCCGCCCGGCCGCGAGGACTACGCCGCAGGTCACCTGCCCGGCGCGGTCTTCGTCGACCTGGACACCGCGCTCTGCGGCCCGCCCGGCGCCGCCGGCCGGCACCCGCTGCCCGACCCGGCCGCCCTGCAGGCCGTGCTGCGGGCCGCCGGCGTCCGCGCCGGTCACCCCGTCGTCGTGTACGACGGCGGCGACGGCATGGCCGCCGCCCGCGCCTGGTGGACCCTGCGCTGGGCCGGTCACCGACCGGTACGGCTGCTGCACGGTGGGTGGCCGGCCTGGCTCGCCGCCGGCCTGCCCACCTCCACCGGGGTGCCCGCCCCGTCCCCGGGTGACGTGACCGTCCGCCCCGGCGCCCTGCCGGTGCTGGACACCGGCGCCGCGGCGGCGCTCGCCGCCGCCGACGAAGGCGTCCTCCTCGACGTCCGGGCCGCGCCCCGCTACCGGGGCGAGACCGAGCCGATCGACCCCGTCGCCGGGCACGTGCCGGGCGCGGTGAACCTGCCCGCCCCCGAGTACGTCACCGACGGCCGCTTCCCGGCCGCCGAGGCGCTGCGCGAGCGGTTCGCCGCCGCCGGGGTGACCGAGGGCACACCGGTCGGGGCGTACTGCGGATCGGGGGTGACCGCCGCGCAGGCGGTGCTCGCCCTGCACCTGGCGGGGCGGCCGGACGCCGCGCTCTACGTCGGTTCGTGGAGCAACTGGGTGGCCGACCCGGACCGGCCGGTGGCCACCGGGGAGGTACCACGCCGCTGA
- a CDS encoding metal-dependent transcriptional regulator, whose protein sequence is MKHDLVDTTEMYLRTILELEEEGVPPLRARIAERLRQSGPTVSQTVARMERDGLLTVEGDRHLTLTPQGRNSAVSVMRKHRLAELLLVNVIGMPYEEAHEEACRWEHVMSDAVEKRVYDLLNRPTRSPYGNPIPGLEELGSPEPEADTAEGERNLAFPGLSGTVVVRRICESVQTDADVLRQLHAAGVDPGATVTVAQERDGVFIDRSGERIRLPREVASRVFVAAH, encoded by the coding sequence GTGAAACACGATTTGGTCGACACGACCGAGATGTACCTTCGCACCATCCTCGAGCTCGAAGAGGAGGGTGTGCCGCCGCTGCGCGCGCGGATCGCCGAGCGGCTGCGCCAGAGCGGGCCCACCGTCAGCCAGACCGTCGCCCGGATGGAGCGCGACGGGCTGCTCACCGTCGAGGGCGACCGGCACCTGACGCTGACCCCGCAGGGTCGCAACAGCGCCGTCTCCGTGATGCGCAAGCACCGCCTCGCCGAGCTGCTGCTGGTCAACGTCATCGGGATGCCCTACGAGGAGGCCCACGAGGAGGCCTGCCGGTGGGAGCACGTGATGAGCGACGCCGTCGAGAAGCGGGTCTACGACCTGCTCAACCGACCCACCCGCTCGCCGTACGGCAACCCGATCCCGGGGCTGGAGGAGCTGGGCTCGCCGGAGCCCGAGGCCGACACGGCCGAGGGTGAGCGCAACCTGGCCTTCCCCGGCCTCTCCGGGACGGTCGTGGTCCGGCGGATCTGCGAGAGCGTGCAGACCGACGCCGACGTGCTGCGCCAGCTGCACGCCGCCGGGGTCGACCCGGGCGCCACGGTCACCGTCGCGCAGGAGCGGGACGGGGTGTTCATCGACCGCTCGGGCGAGCGGATCCGGCTGCCCCGCGAGGTCGCCTCGCGGGTCTTCGTCGCCGCCCACTGA
- a CDS encoding MFS transporter, producing MTRHLEAAAPVRPRPGPLWRSRDFALLWGGQTVSEVGTRISGVAVPLLAADTLRATVFQVSLLAVLAWLPYLLFSLPAGLLADRVDPRRLMVTCDLGRAALLLSLPVVALVGRLTLPFLYVVVGLSGVLTVLFTVAYKGTLPRLVPADQLVEGNARLAVSQDAAQLVGPMVGGALTGLVGAARTFLGTAFAFVVSAVTLLLIRQSTAARPAIGDRVPARIALTEGLGFIRRQPILVRILACVTVSNFFAMATSSLEVTYLVRELHASPAVVGVVFSLGAVGGLVSGALADRLSRWIGSARVIWVAMAAPGPLYLLVPLARPGWGLALYAVGLAAFSANAVLFNVAILSYRQRITPPELLGRVNASFLWICFGVVPLGALFGGTLGSQWGLRPALVLTALGTWSAALFVVCSPLRRMRDLPPA from the coding sequence GTGACCCGGCATCTGGAGGCCGCCGCGCCGGTGCGGCCCCGCCCCGGGCCGCTCTGGCGCAGCCGCGACTTCGCCCTGCTCTGGGGCGGTCAGACGGTGAGCGAGGTCGGCACCCGGATCTCCGGGGTGGCCGTACCGCTGCTCGCCGCCGACACCCTGCGCGCGACCGTGTTCCAGGTCTCCCTGCTGGCCGTCCTGGCCTGGCTGCCGTACCTGCTCTTCTCGCTCCCCGCCGGCCTGCTCGCCGACCGGGTCGACCCGCGGCGGCTGATGGTCACCTGCGACCTCGGCCGCGCCGCGCTGCTGCTGTCACTGCCGGTGGTCGCCCTGGTCGGTCGCCTCACCCTGCCCTTCCTGTACGTCGTGGTCGGGCTCTCCGGCGTGCTGACGGTGCTCTTCACCGTGGCGTACAAGGGCACCCTGCCCCGGCTGGTGCCGGCGGACCAACTCGTCGAGGGCAACGCCCGGCTCGCCGTCAGCCAGGACGCCGCCCAACTGGTCGGGCCGATGGTCGGCGGGGCGCTGACCGGGCTCGTCGGCGCGGCGCGGACCTTCCTCGGCACGGCGTTCGCCTTCGTGGTCAGCGCGGTGACGCTGCTGCTGATCCGACAGTCGACCGCCGCCCGACCCGCCATCGGCGATCGGGTGCCGGCGCGGATCGCGCTCACCGAAGGGCTCGGTTTCATCCGCCGGCAGCCGATCCTGGTACGGATCCTGGCCTGCGTCACCGTGTCCAACTTCTTCGCCATGGCCACGAGTTCGCTGGAGGTCACCTACCTGGTGCGGGAGCTGCACGCCTCCCCGGCGGTGGTCGGGGTGGTCTTCTCCCTCGGCGCGGTGGGCGGACTGGTCAGCGGCGCGTTGGCCGACCGGCTCTCCCGGTGGATCGGCTCGGCCCGGGTGATCTGGGTCGCGATGGCCGCTCCGGGGCCGCTCTACCTGCTGGTGCCGCTGGCCCGGCCCGGCTGGGGCCTGGCCCTCTACGCGGTCGGCCTCGCCGCGTTCTCCGCCAACGCGGTGCTGTTCAACGTCGCCATCCTGTCGTACCGGCAGCGCATCACCCCGCCGGAACTGCTCGGCCGGGTCAACGCCTCGTTCCTGTGGATCTGCTTCGGGGTGGTGCCGCTCGGCGCGCTCTTCGGCGGGACGCTGGGCAGCCAGTGGGGGCTGCGGCCGGCGCTGGTCCTGACCGCGTTGGGGACGTGGAGCGCCGCGCTGTTCGTGGTGTGCTCGCCGCTGCGCCGGATGCGCGACCTGCCGCCGGCCTGA
- a CDS encoding transposase family protein, which translates to MQVITATHSEWIFPFTGLQPAQFRRLVRLVAERGGDAIADGRPGRQWALDLPDRVLLVATYWRTNLTMRQIGPLFGVSHSAAHRVIDTLGPLLALAPVRRRPVDQIAIVDGTLIPTRDHRLAAKSKNYRYSTNLQVAIDASTRLVIAVGDPQPGNRNDTIVYRTSGIEEKLDGRPVMADGGYRGNPEVIIPYRKPADGSALPAWKEEMNTHHRTVRAGVEHALARMKCFKILRDYRRAAHTLTDAASGIANLHNIILAG; encoded by the coding sequence GTGCAGGTGATCACCGCGACCCACTCTGAGTGGATCTTCCCGTTCACGGGGCTGCAGCCCGCCCAGTTCCGCAGGCTGGTCCGCCTGGTCGCCGAGCGTGGCGGTGACGCCATCGCAGACGGCCGGCCGGGCCGGCAGTGGGCCCTCGACCTGCCGGATCGGGTGCTGCTGGTGGCCACCTATTGGCGCACGAACCTGACCATGCGGCAGATCGGCCCGCTGTTCGGTGTGTCCCACTCCGCAGCGCACCGGGTCATCGACACCCTCGGCCCGCTGCTCGCCCTCGCGCCGGTGCGCCGGCGGCCGGTCGACCAGATCGCCATCGTCGACGGCACTCTGATCCCCACCCGCGATCACCGCCTGGCCGCCAAGAGCAAGAACTACCGCTACTCGACCAACCTGCAGGTCGCCATCGACGCCAGCACCCGCCTGGTCATCGCCGTCGGCGACCCGCAGCCCGGCAACCGCAACGACACGATCGTCTACCGCACCAGCGGCATCGAGGAGAAGCTGGACGGGCGGCCCGTGATGGCCGACGGCGGCTACCGCGGCAACCCCGAGGTGATCATCCCGTACCGCAAGCCCGCCGACGGCAGCGCCCTGCCCGCCTGGAAAGAAGAGATGAACACCCACCACCGCACCGTCCGCGCCGGAGTCGAACACGCCCTGGCCAGGATGAAGTGCTTCAAGATCCTGCGCGACTACCGCCGCGCCGCCCACACATTGACCGACGCCGCTTCCGGCATCGCCAACCTCCACAACATCATCCTGGCCGGCTGA
- a CDS encoding DUF5522 domain-containing protein: MGAERRPLADRPLTEPHPSRLPPEHPDRERTLAAHAAALAAGEAGYLDPASGLFVLSAGFLARRGTCCGRGCRHCPYVDD, from the coding sequence GTGGGTGCAGAGCGGCGACCGTTGGCGGACCGACCGTTGACCGAGCCGCACCCGTCCCGGCTGCCGCCGGAGCACCCCGACCGGGAGCGGACACTCGCGGCTCACGCCGCCGCGCTCGCCGCCGGTGAGGCCGGCTACCTCGACCCGGCCAGCGGGCTCTTCGTGCTCAGCGCCGGCTTCCTGGCCCGGCGGGGCACCTGCTGCGGGCGCGGCTGCCGGCACTGCCCGTACGTCGACGACTGA
- a CDS encoding dihydrofolate reductase family protein, with protein sequence MRKIVVHMSVSLDGFFEGPGGDLGWHLVDDELHRHFNAELRTMGGFLNGRRSYELMAEFWPTADRDPASTAPMVEFAGIWRDMPKIVYSRTLDAVDWNATVVREVAPEEVRRLKAEPGGDLVLGGADLLATFLRHDLVDEYRLYVHPVVLGEGRQLFPASGDRQPLRLTGTRTFGNGVVLLRHERARD encoded by the coding sequence ATGCGGAAGATCGTCGTACACATGAGCGTGTCGCTGGACGGGTTCTTCGAGGGCCCCGGTGGCGACCTCGGTTGGCACCTGGTCGACGACGAGCTGCACCGGCACTTCAACGCGGAGCTGCGCACCATGGGCGGGTTCCTCAACGGGCGCCGCTCCTACGAGCTGATGGCCGAGTTCTGGCCGACCGCCGACCGCGACCCGGCCAGCACCGCCCCGATGGTGGAGTTCGCCGGCATCTGGCGGGACATGCCGAAGATCGTCTACTCCCGGACGCTGGACGCGGTCGACTGGAACGCCACCGTGGTCCGGGAGGTCGCACCCGAGGAGGTCCGGCGGCTCAAGGCCGAGCCGGGCGGCGACCTGGTCCTCGGCGGGGCGGACCTGCTAGCCACCTTCCTGCGGCACGACCTGGTCGACGAGTACCGGCTCTACGTCCACCCGGTCGTGCTCGGCGAGGGCCGCCAGCTCTTCCCCGCGTCGGGCGATCGGCAGCCGCTGCGCCTGACCGGGACCCGCACCTTCGGCAACGGCGTCGTCCTGCTGCGGCACGAGCGCGCCCGGGACTGA
- a CDS encoding TraR/DksA family transcriptional regulator: protein MTTHTQPGQQTWIDELRSTLTSDFEMHTARLTELTADTGDPAEAHTRAALLAATRQSLEQITGALRRIAEGRYGICERCTGPIPQERLEVLPHARFCVPCQQKQR, encoded by the coding sequence ATGACCACGCACACCCAGCCGGGCCAGCAGACCTGGATCGACGAACTGCGGTCGACCCTGACGTCCGACTTCGAGATGCACACCGCCCGGCTGACCGAACTCACCGCCGACACCGGTGATCCGGCCGAGGCCCACACCCGGGCCGCGCTGCTCGCCGCGACCCGGCAGAGCCTGGAACAGATCACCGGGGCGCTGCGGCGCATCGCCGAGGGCCGGTACGGGATCTGCGAGCGGTGCACCGGGCCGATCCCCCAGGAACGCCTGGAGGTGCTGCCGCACGCCCGCTTCTGCGTGCCCTGCCAGCAGAAGCAGCGCTGA
- a CDS encoding DUF2332 domain-containing protein, translating to MTIAASYAEFAAREARGVSPGYERLSLAVSRDEELLARLGTLPPGKRQPNLLFGVVRWLGGPVADPAGFREFTVANWSAVEAELRTRATQTNEPGRCAVLLPVLAALPQPLALLEVGASAGLCLYPDRYAYRYGEHLLGAGEPVCECAATGLAPPSRLPEVVWRAGLDLHPLDVTDPADVDWLDALIWPEHEHRRARLRAAAAVAAAEPPLLVRGDLVDDLPALAARAPSGATLVVFHTSVLYQVPAPRREAFAEQVRGLPGHWISNEAPEVLTHDGLPEPPGEALYNVLALDGRPLAWTRSHGQAMTWFG from the coding sequence ATGACCATCGCCGCGAGCTACGCCGAGTTCGCCGCGCGCGAGGCGCGCGGGGTGTCGCCCGGGTACGAGCGCCTGTCCCTCGCCGTCTCGCGCGACGAGGAACTGCTCGCCCGGCTCGGCACGCTGCCGCCGGGCAAGCGACAGCCGAATCTGCTGTTCGGCGTCGTCCGGTGGCTCGGCGGGCCGGTCGCCGACCCGGCGGGGTTCCGCGAGTTCACGGTGGCGAACTGGTCGGCGGTCGAGGCGGAGCTGCGCACCCGGGCCACCCAGACGAACGAGCCGGGGCGGTGCGCCGTACTGCTGCCGGTGCTCGCCGCGTTGCCGCAGCCGCTCGCGCTGCTGGAGGTCGGCGCGTCCGCCGGGCTCTGTCTCTACCCCGACCGGTACGCCTACCGCTACGGCGAGCACCTGCTCGGCGCGGGCGAACCGGTCTGCGAGTGCGCGGCCACCGGATTGGCGCCGCCGAGCCGCCTACCCGAAGTGGTGTGGCGGGCCGGCCTGGACCTGCATCCGCTCGACGTGACCGATCCCGCCGACGTCGACTGGCTCGACGCCCTCATCTGGCCGGAGCACGAGCACCGCCGTGCCCGCCTCCGGGCGGCGGCGGCCGTCGCCGCGGCCGAGCCGCCGCTGCTGGTCCGCGGCGATCTGGTGGACGACCTGCCGGCACTGGCCGCGCGGGCGCCGTCCGGGGCGACGCTGGTGGTGTTCCACACCTCCGTGCTCTACCAGGTGCCGGCTCCGCGCCGGGAGGCGTTCGCCGAGCAGGTACGCGGGCTGCCCGGACACTGGATCTCGAACGAGGCCCCGGAGGTGCTGACCCACGACGGGCTGCCGGAGCCGCCGGGCGAGGCGCTGTACAACGTGCTGGCGCTCGACGGACGGCCGCTCGCCTGGACCCGCTCGCACGGGCAGGCGATGACCTGGTTCGGCTGA
- a CDS encoding vitamin B12-dependent ribonucleotide reductase, translating into MAGDGVTTSRSRAAKNGAVTGLKVQRVWTTEGVHPYDEVAWERRDVVMTNWRDGSINFEQRGVEFPEPWSVNAANIVTTKYFRGAVGTPEREWSLKQLIDRVVTTYRKAGEENGYFATAADAEVFAHELTWMLLHQVFSFNSPVWFNVGTPSPQQVSACFILAVDDSMDSILDWYKEEGLIFKGGSGSGVNLSRIRSSRELLSSGGTASGPVSFMRGADASAGTIKSGGATRRAAKMVILDVDHPDIEEFVITKAREEDKIRALRDAGFDMDLGGADIVSVQYQNANNSVRVSDEFMTAVENGGGFDLRGRLDGQTIETIDAKKLFRTISQAAWECADPGLQYDDTINDWHTCPETGRITASNPCSEYLHLDNSSCNLASLNLMKFLRADGGFEVEKFVRSVEFVITAMDISICFADFPTEKIGETTRAYRQLGIGYANLGALLMASGLPYDSEQGRSVAAAITSLMTGTAYRRSAELAGIVGPYEGYARNAEPHKRVMRKHAAANDAIKPAGTVATAIQREATKQWTEGNKVGDKFGWRNSQASVLAPTGTIGLMMDCDTTGVEPDLALVKFKKLVGGGSMQIVNQTVPRALRSLGYPEEQVEAIVEHIADHGHVVDAPGLKPEHYPVFDCAMGERSIAPMGHVRMMAAVQPFISGAISKTVNMPEQATVEDVEKIYFEGWKLGLKALAIYRDNCKVGQPLSVAKPNKAAASAPAAVETAAPAVEKVVEYRPVRKRLPKKRPSETVSFSVGGAEGYLTASSYPDDGLGEVFLKMSKQGSTLAGVMDAFSVAISIGLQYGVPLETFVSKFTNMRFEPAGMTDDPDVRMAASVMDYIFRRLALDFLPYERRAELGIFTAQERAAQLRAEAEAESAGTDLTAMASSAPVESPETKTGPVAQPAQEVADVAAAKPAPAVGSSTELLEAVIGKAADAPLCFTCGTKMRPAGSCYVCEGCGSTSGCS; encoded by the coding sequence ATGGCGGGGGACGGCGTGACAACCAGCCGGTCGCGGGCAGCGAAGAACGGCGCGGTGACCGGGCTCAAGGTGCAGCGGGTCTGGACCACCGAGGGCGTGCACCCCTACGACGAGGTGGCGTGGGAGCGCCGCGACGTCGTGATGACGAACTGGCGGGACGGCTCGATCAACTTCGAGCAGCGCGGGGTGGAGTTTCCCGAGCCCTGGAGCGTCAACGCGGCCAACATCGTGACCACCAAGTACTTCCGGGGCGCGGTGGGGACCCCGGAGCGCGAGTGGTCGCTCAAGCAGTTGATCGACCGGGTGGTCACCACCTACCGCAAGGCCGGTGAGGAGAACGGCTACTTCGCCACCGCGGCGGACGCCGAGGTCTTCGCGCACGAGCTGACCTGGATGCTGCTGCACCAGGTGTTCAGCTTCAACTCGCCGGTCTGGTTCAACGTCGGCACCCCGTCGCCGCAGCAGGTCAGCGCCTGCTTCATCCTCGCGGTCGACGACTCGATGGACTCCATCCTGGACTGGTACAAGGAGGAGGGGCTGATCTTCAAGGGCGGCTCCGGCTCCGGCGTCAACCTGTCCCGGATCCGTTCCTCCCGCGAGCTGCTCTCCTCCGGCGGCACCGCCTCCGGCCCGGTCAGCTTCATGCGCGGTGCCGACGCCTCCGCCGGGACCATAAAGTCCGGCGGCGCCACCCGGCGCGCGGCCAAGATGGTCATCCTCGACGTGGACCACCCGGACATCGAGGAGTTCGTGATCACCAAGGCGCGCGAGGAGGACAAGATCCGCGCGCTGCGGGACGCCGGCTTCGACATGGACCTGGGCGGCGCCGACATCGTCAGCGTGCAGTACCAGAACGCCAACAACTCGGTCCGGGTCTCCGACGAGTTCATGACCGCGGTGGAGAACGGCGGCGGCTTCGACCTCCGCGGCCGGCTCGACGGGCAGACCATCGAGACGATCGACGCCAAGAAGCTGTTCCGCACCATCTCCCAGGCCGCCTGGGAGTGCGCCGACCCCGGCCTGCAGTACGACGACACCATCAACGACTGGCACACCTGCCCGGAGACCGGGCGGATCACCGCGTCGAACCCGTGCTCGGAGTACCTGCACCTGGACAACTCCTCGTGCAACCTGGCCTCGCTCAACCTGATGAAGTTCCTCCGCGCCGACGGCGGCTTCGAGGTGGAGAAGTTCGTCCGCTCGGTCGAGTTCGTCATCACCGCGATGGACATCTCGATCTGCTTCGCCGACTTCCCGACCGAGAAGATCGGCGAGACCACCCGCGCCTACCGGCAGCTCGGCATCGGGTACGCCAACCTGGGCGCGCTGCTGATGGCGTCCGGCCTGCCGTACGACTCGGAGCAGGGCCGCTCGGTCGCCGCGGCGATCACCTCGCTGATGACCGGCACCGCGTACCGCCGCTCGGCCGAGCTGGCCGGCATCGTCGGCCCGTACGAGGGCTACGCCCGCAACGCCGAGCCGCACAAGCGGGTCATGCGCAAGCACGCCGCCGCCAACGACGCGATCAAGCCGGCCGGCACGGTCGCCACCGCCATCCAGCGGGAGGCCACCAAGCAGTGGACCGAGGGCAACAAGGTCGGTGACAAGTTCGGCTGGCGCAACTCGCAGGCCAGCGTGCTCGCCCCCACCGGCACCATCGGCCTGATGATGGACTGCGACACCACCGGCGTCGAGCCGGACCTGGCGCTGGTCAAGTTCAAGAAGCTGGTCGGCGGCGGCTCCATGCAGATCGTCAACCAGACCGTGCCGCGCGCCCTGCGCAGCCTCGGGTACCCCGAGGAGCAGGTCGAGGCGATCGTCGAGCACATCGCCGACCACGGCCACGTGGTGGACGCCCCCGGCCTCAAGCCGGAGCACTACCCGGTCTTCGACTGCGCGATGGGCGAGCGTTCCATCGCGCCGATGGGGCACGTGCGGATGATGGCGGCGGTCCAGCCGTTCATCTCCGGCGCCATCTCCAAGACGGTCAACATGCCGGAGCAGGCCACCGTCGAGGACGTCGAGAAGATCTACTTCGAGGGCTGGAAGCTCGGCCTGAAGGCCCTGGCGATCTACCGGGACAACTGCAAGGTCGGCCAGCCGCTGTCGGTGGCGAAGCCGAACAAGGCCGCCGCGTCGGCCCCGGCCGCCGTCGAGACCGCCGCCCCGGCGGTGGAGAAGGTCGTCGAGTACCGGCCGGTGCGCAAGCGGCTGCCGAAGAAGCGCCCGTCGGAGACGGTCAGCTTCTCCGTCGGCGGGGCCGAGGGTTACCTCACCGCGTCGTCCTACCCGGACGACGGCCTCGGTGAGGTCTTCCTCAAGATGTCCAAGCAGGGCTCGACCCTGGCCGGCGTGATGGACGCCTTCTCGGTGGCCATCTCGATCGGCCTCCAGTACGGCGTGCCGCTGGAGACGTTCGTCAGCAAGTTCACCAACATGCGCTTCGAGCCGGCCGGCATGACCGACGACCCGGACGTGCGGATGGCCGCCTCGGTGATGGACTACATCTTCCGTCGCCTGGCCCTGGACTTCCTGCCGTACGAGCGCCGCGCAGAGCTGGGCATCTTCACCGCGCAGGAGCGGGCCGCCCAGCTGCGGGCCGAGGCCGAGGCGGAGAGCGCCGGCACCGACCTCACCGCCATGGCGTCCTCCGCGCCGGTGGAGTCGCCGGAGACGAAGACGGGTCCGGTCGCCCAGCCGGCCCAGGAGGTCGCCGACGTCGCCGCCGCCAAGCCGGCGCCGGCGGTGGGCTCCTCCACCGAGCTGCTGGAGGCCGTGATCGGCAAGGCGGCCGACGCGCCGCTCTGCTTCACCTGCGGCACCAAGATGCGCCCCGCCGGTAGCTGCTACGTCTGCGAGGGCTGCGGCTCCACCAGCGGCTGCAGTTGA
- the nrdR gene encoding transcriptional regulator NrdR, which translates to MRCPYCRHADSRVVDSREADDGQLIRRRRSCPECGKRFTTVEEAVLAVVKRSGVTEPFSRTKIIGGVRKACQGRPVDEDSIALLAQKVEETVRAKGAAEIPSHEVGLAILGPLRDLDEVAYLRFASVYRSFDSLADFEREIETLRAAARARVDAGAVEAAGRTS; encoded by the coding sequence ATGCGGTGTCCGTACTGCCGACACGCCGACTCCCGGGTGGTCGACTCGCGGGAGGCCGACGACGGGCAGCTGATCCGTCGTCGCCGCTCCTGCCCGGAGTGCGGTAAGCGGTTCACCACGGTCGAGGAGGCCGTGCTCGCGGTGGTCAAGCGCAGCGGGGTGACCGAGCCGTTCAGCCGGACGAAGATCATCGGCGGGGTGCGCAAGGCGTGCCAGGGCCGGCCGGTCGACGAGGACTCGATCGCGCTGCTGGCGCAGAAGGTCGAGGAGACCGTGCGGGCGAAGGGGGCCGCCGAGATCCCGAGCCACGAGGTGGGGTTGGCGATCCTGGGCCCGCTGCGGGACCTGGACGAGGTGGCCTACCTCCGCTTCGCCAGCGTCTACCGGTCCTTCGACTCGCTCGCCGACTTCGAGCGCGAGATCGAGACGCTGCGGGCCGCCGCGCGTGCCCGGGTCGACGCCGGCGCGGTCGAGGCCGCCGGCCGGACCAGTTGA